TTTCGCTTCAGGCGTAAGCCCTTTCGCCGCAGCTTGGAGACTGCTGTCTTGTAATGTTTTATCGCCCAGGTTGATGATGCTGTTACTCAAGGTGCTGGATGCACGATCAGCAACCGGGCTGAGGGAATCTGTTGTGCTACTGGCCAGCGCGGTGGAATCCACCAATGACGTGTCAGTGCCCTGTTGTAATGGCTGTTGTGTTGATTGCTGTATTGATTGCAGTGCAGCCTCACTCACGCCATGTGTCGCCGCAAAACCCTGGGGCTGATTCGCTGGCAGCGGCTCAGTCGCCGCGCGATTTGCCCACAAGGCCAGTGTCGGGTTGGCTGGCATGGATGGCTCACGGGATTTATCGCCGGTGATCGATGCCACCTGTGTATTCATCCCACGCGCGCCCTGTTGGGCAACGCCGGTAGCACTAAATGGCAGCGATGCCGCATTGCGAGAATTATTGGCGACAGCCGCTTGTGCATCACCCGACGGAGTTGGCGCGTCACGCACTTGCAATTGCACCTGCTGTTGGTCAAGCGCCTGTTGCAACCATTGCTCTGCATCGAGCTCCGGCGCGGCTTGTGTGTCGGTAGTGACGATATCAGGAGTAACATCCAGCAATAATTCCGCGCGCCCTTCTGTTCCATTACCGGCACTCTCCTCTACGCGCTCGCCAGCAAACAACTCGGCAAATACCGGGTTGTTATTTGTGCCTTGGCCAGTGTCAGCAGCGGCAATGGTATTTGTATCCAAGGCTGCGAGCGGTGCTTCGGTAGCGGGTGCGGCAGCGGAAGAAGAACCCAGTGATGACAGCATTTATCCCTCACCTTGCAACAAATCGGTACGCAGGTAAGCCGAGCGCCCTTCGGCATAATCCACATGGCTAACCAGTAACTGACGCAGCTTTTCACAAGCGTCGGAATACGCGGGCAACACCCGCTCATAGAGTTCACGCAACTGCTTTTTCACGCGCACTAATTCCGGGCTGGGCGATTCCAAAGTGGCCAGCTCCGCCAGACAGTTGCGGATATGCAGATCCACCTGCCCTACACGTTCCCAGTCTTTGGCACGCAGGGCTTCCGTGAGTTGTTCACCCAGGGTGATCAGTTTGAGCTGTTGGTAGCGATCAGCGGCGTTGGGCATTGACACCGTCCCACCCTTCACGAATCACCCCAAGCAGGTGCACTACTTCTTCCAAGCCTTCCAGCGACAGGCTCACACTCACGTCGGATAGGCGATAAATGCAGTAGTCGTACAAACGCGACAACCCCTGCACCACTTCGCCACCGTTGTCGTAATCCAGTGCGCTGTTCAGGCCATTGATGATGTTCATGCACTTCTCCAGCGAGCGCCCTTTTTCCTGGTAGCGCTTGGCTTCGATGTGACCGCGTGTGCGCGCCAGTTCATCCAGCAAGCCATCAAATAACACCAGCACCAATTCATAGGGCGATGCCGTGGCCGCTTTCGCTTCCAAATCCACGGAGCGATAGCTGTCGTAACTTTCATTGGCGAGATAAGGATTGTTCATCAAAACATACCGAAGGTTTGTTCCATGGCCGCCATGGTTTGCATCATGCTGGTGTACTGCTTCAGATAGCGGGCATAGTAGTTGTCGTATTGTTTTTGGATGTCGTCGAATTGGTCATCCACACGGCTGAGCATGGTGTTCAAACTCTCCTTGCGCGCCTTCATCAAGTTGTTGGTGCCACTGGTATAAACCGCCAGGTTTTTATCAATGCTGTCGAGCAAGGCATCCTTGGCGTTAAACAATTTGTCCAACCCTTCGGGATTGGCGGCAATGGCTTTTTCAAAACGCGCGCTGTCGATCGTCAAATTGCCGTTGCGATCCGCAGCGATACCAAAATCGATCAAGGTAACGCCGCCAAATTCGGTGCGTAACAGCTTGTTCAATGTAGATTCCACCGCGCGGATACTCGCATCACCCGCCAATACGCCACGAGACGCCGATTCACCGCCGCTCGCGGTTAGCGAGTCAAACGTGCCCAACAAGGTATTAATGGCATTAATAAAACTCTGCACTTTGTCCTTGGTGGCTTTTTCATCGCGCCCCACCGTCACCGACAGCGGCTGCTCGCCCGTGCTATGGGCTTTGGTAAACGTCAGGCTCACCCCATCGATAATGTTGT
The nucleotide sequence above comes from Cellvibrio sp. PSBB023. Encoded proteins:
- a CDS encoding flagellar hook-length control protein FliK, which codes for MLSSLGSSSAAAPATEAPLAALDTNTIAAADTGQGTNNNPVFAELFAGERVEESAGNGTEGRAELLLDVTPDIVTTDTQAAPELDAEQWLQQALDQQQVQLQVRDAPTPSGDAQAAVANNSRNAASLPFSATGVAQQGARGMNTQVASITGDKSREPSMPANPTLALWANRAATEPLPANQPQGFAATHGVSEAALQSIQQSTQQPLQQGTDTSLVDSTALASSTTDSLSPVADRASSTLSNSIINLGDKTLQDSSLQAAAKGLTPEAKWGEQLLHTLRDQVQVQIQQRIQNATIRLDPPELGSLEIFLSHEAGRLTVHINASQADVARLLQHTSDRLRQELAGGQFTQVNVQTNSEGQSGQQHSRHSAQGLMAEEMIQVNGQPRVDDTRAQGSQASDVLITV
- the fliS gene encoding flagellar export chaperone FliS — encoded protein: MNNPYLANESYDSYRSVDLEAKAATASPYELVLVLFDGLLDELARTRGHIEAKRYQEKGRSLEKCMNIINGLNSALDYDNGGEVVQGLSRLYDYCIYRLSDVSVSLSLEGLEEVVHLLGVIREGWDGVNAQRR